One Nocardiopsis gilva YIM 90087 genomic window, ATCTAGGGTCGTCGCCGTCATGCCGAGTTCGGCCCGCCGCCACCACATGGTGGCGGCGGGCCTTCCCCCTCGAAAGGCGGACCATGAACCCAGGCAAAAGACGGAGCGGACGGATCCGCGCCGCAGTGAGCATGCTCGGCGTCGCCGCCCTGACCGGCGTTCTCGTCACACCGCCGACCGCCGCGGCCGATACGGTCGCCCCGGAACTCAGGCGCTTCTATGAGCAGGAACCCTCCTGGAAACCCTGCGACGGCGACGGGCTCGACGGCCTCGAATGCGCGAAAATCACCGTCCCCATGGACTACACCAGGCCTGAAGGCGAGAAGATCAGGATCGCCATCTCGCGGCGCCAAGCCACCGACCGCGACCACCGCCGCGGCATCCTGCTCCTCAACCCCGGCGGTCCGGGCGGCAGCGGCCTGGGCTGGGCCTCCAGGCTCAGCGACCAGAGGAGCGCCGAGGTCTACGACCTCATCGGCTTCGACCCGCGCGGAGTCGGCCGGTCCACGAATCTCAACTGCTCGGCGCCGGACCCCGCGGCATACGAGCTGCCCTCCCGGCCGACCGACGCCCAGCTGCACAACTTCACCGAGGCGGCACGCACGCAGGAGGAGGGCTGCGACCGGACGGCGGGATCGCTGCGGCCGCACATCACCACCGCCAACACCGCACGCGACATGGACGTCATCCGCGGCGCGCTCGGCGAGGACAAGACCAACTACCTCGGCTACTCCTACGGCACCTACCTCGGCGCCGTCTACGGCAGCCTCTTCCCCGACCGCATGGACCGCAGCGTTCTGGACTCCTCCGTGCACCCCGACCGCGTCTGGCGCGGTGCCTTCAAGGAGGCCCCACCGGCCTTTACGGAGAACGTGGAGCGGTTCGCCGAGTGGGCCGCGGACCACGACGACAAGCTCGGGCTGGGCAAGGACGCCAAGGCCGTGCGCGGTCTCATCGAGGACCTGGCACAGCGACTGCACGAGGAACCGGTCGACGGCGTCACCCGAACCGACTTCGACTACGCCATCGGGCAGCTCTCCCGCTGGCAGGGCGAGTGGGACCTGGTAGCCGAAGCGCTGGCCCGGCTGCGCGACGGCATCCCGCAAGAAGACGGCGACGATCAGTTCGACGCCGAGACCAAGGACGCCGCCGAAGCGATCGACCTGGTCGCGACCGAGTCCCGGGAACAGCTGGTGAACGGCACCCACAACACCATCCTGTGCGAGGCCGACTGGCCCACCGACCTCGACGTCTACTACGACGACATGCGGTACTACCGGGAGAACCACCCCTACGGGTGGGGTGTCGCCGTGACCGCGCCCAGGCCGTGCACCTTCCGCTCCTACACCCCGCCGGAGAAGCCGGTGACGCTGGAGCGGACGGGCTATCCGACCGGTGTCGTCATTCAGGGTGAGTACGACGCACAGACGCCGTATGAGGGAGGTCCGGCCATGGCCAAGCGGCTGCGCGACAACCTCATCATCGTCAAGGACGACGGCAACCACGGCTACTACGGCGGCCCGGACTACGACTGCGTCACCGAGCAGGTCGACGACTACCTCATCGACGGCATCCTGCCCGGCAGCGCCACCACCTGCCCGGGCGTCCCCCGGGCCGACCTCGATGCGGACCAGCCCGACGCCGACAAGCCCCTGGCCGAGCAGGTTCAGGACGTGCTCGACAAGCGCGAAGAAGAGCTCCCGGTCGGCTAGCCCTCGGCGTGACCTCGACGCCGGGGCGTGTCCGTTTCGCCCCCGGCACTGGACACTCCCGGGTAAGAAGAAAGGGCGTCAAGGCCGGTCGCTAGTCACCGGACCTTGGCGCCTTTTCTATGCCAGCGGCCGTCTCTCAACCATCGGACCCGCACGCGGCTCAGATATCGGCGGAGATCATCACACGTCGGTTCTTCTGCTTGCCCTTGTCGTCATCGTTGGAGGCAACGGGCTTCGTCTCGCCATAACCGGTCACGGTAAAGCGATCGGCGTCAAGGCTCTCCTTCTCAACGAGCCAGTCGACCACCGCCTGCGCTCGGCGTTCGGAGAGGTCCTTGTTGTGGTCCTCGTCCCCGTCGGAGTCGGTGTGCCCGTCGGCCTTGATCGGCGCGTCGTCCGGCAGTTCCTTGATCTGGTCGGCCACCTCGGCCAGGGTCTTCGCCCCGTCCGGGCGGATCTCATCGGAGTCGGTCGCGAACAGGACGTCGGCGTCGAGCCCGAAGGTGATGCTGTCCTCGCCTTCGAGGACGTCAACGTCCTCAACGCGACGGCCTTTCAGCCGCTCACCCTCCACCCGGACACCATCCACGCGCACGCCGTCGACACGGACACCGTCAACTCGAACGGAAGGGATCTTGGTTCCATCGTCCAGGCGAGCGCTCCCACGGTAGGCCGACCCACGGTAGGCGGAGGCACGGTAAAGCGAAGGGCGATAGATGGAGGATCGGTACACAGAGCTGATGTAGCCGCCCTCGCCAGCCTCCTCCTCGCTGATCTGGCACACTTCCTCAGCGGTCACCCCGTCCTCTTGGACGCCTTCGGAGGTAACCGCATCGGCAGTGACTTCCTCTACTTCGACGTCTCCGTACTCGAAGGCGGGGATCGTTACTTCGGGGATGGTGACCGGAGGAATCTCGGTCGGTGGGATGGAGGCGGCTCCCAGGCACCCGGCGGGAGCCTCGTCGACGGTCGCGCACTGTGCGGGGACGCGCTGGTCCGGGATGTTCACTCCCGGAATCTCCTGCTCCTCCTGCACGACTTCGCCCGCCTTGTTCTTCACCTCCGGGATGATGACGGGGTCGGTCTTCACCCCGGGGATCTCCACGGCCTCGATGAAAACGCTGTCCCCGGTGCAGTCAGCCGGGTCGGCGTCCTCCGCGTCGAGCGGGCTGGCGGCCTCCGGGGAGCCCTTCTCTTCCTTCGCGCTCTTCTTCGTGCCTCCGCCGCCGGAATCATCACCGGTCGAGCAGCCAGCGGCGACCAGCAACAGCGCCAGGGGAAGCGCGAGCAGGGGGGATCTGCCCTTCATGGTGTCTTTCCTCCGCAATCCGTCGTGGGCGCGAATAGGACGCGAAGGACGACCGCCACGTTCCGGGATGATGTCGCTTACGACGCGTGTCTACTCGCTCGCCACTCAGGCGCGAGCACCGACCACACCTCTATGTCGTGCCGCTTCCCCTGATACAGGTAGCTCGCGCGCAGAACACCGTCCTTCGTCATGCCCAGTCGCTGGGCCACGGCGATGCTGGGCGCGTTCGCCGCCGAGACCCGCCATTCCACACGGTGGGTACCGCGCTCTTCGATGGCCCACTCGATGATCACGCGCGCGGCTCGCGTCACCAGGCCCCGGCCCACCGCCGACGGCTCCAGCCAGCAGCCCGCCTCGGCGGTGCCTTGTTCGACGTCCATCGTCCGGAAGAGGACCCCGCCGACCAGCTTGCCTTCCGTCCAGATGCCGTAGATCCGCCCTTCGTCGGCGGCGGCCTTCTCCGCGTACATCCGGAGGTACGCGCGGCTCGACGCCAGGTCGGTGACGACGTCGGGAAGCCCTATGTGCTGCCCGATGAACTCCCGTCCCCGGTCCATGTGGGTCAGGAACTCCTCGGCGTGCCACGGCTCAAGCGGACGCAGCTCCGCGCTGTCGTCACCCAGGGATATCGCGAACATCGTGCCCCCTCATGGTCGAAACCGACGCATAACGCCAAGAGATCTTTTCACGGGTAGGCGTCAGCGATTCCTTGCCCCGGTGGGAAAGCGCCACAAGAGTCAACTGGCGATCTGAGCCTCCAGCCACGGACGGAGGATCCGTAGGACGTTGTTCGGCTGCATGGCTCCGGTGTGGTCGAGTCCGTCGAGAACGTGGACGTCCCAGCCGAGGGACTGCAGCTCGGGGCGGGTAGCGGTCAGGATGCCCGCGATGTCGACGATGACGTCGCCCCAGCGCGGCCCGTAAGTCATGGTGTCGGCCGAGCCAACGAAGGAAAGGCGGGGACACGTAATCCTCTGCTGGGCCGCCCTGTCGTCGAACGGCTGGAGTGCCTCATAGAGCGTGACGAACTGGCGCGTCTGAGTCTCGGTCATGGTGATCTCGACGGAGTTCCAGTCGAAGTCGGCCGACTCAGACCACGCGGAGTCCGCATCCGCCTCGGGGGCATCGCCGGACGTCGGTGTGTCCTCCCCGGTGGCCATGGCGTGCGTCGCGGTGGTCACGCGGAGCATCTCGGCGTACGGGCCGTTTACGGGAGGGAACCCGCCCATGGCGAGGGCGGTGAGTCGGTCGGTGCGCAGGGCGAGCTGGAGCCCGCTGAGGGCGAGCCAGGAGTAGCCGTAGTAGGCGAACCGGTCGACGCCCGCCGCGTCGGCGACGGCGAGGACGTCAGCGGCAATCGCTTCGGGCGTGAGGGTGTCGGGCTTGGGGACGGCCAACACGTGGCCCTGGTAATCAAAGGCGACCACCTGGAACCTGTCGCTCAGGCCGTCGATGAGGGACCGGCCGAGAGCCGGGTCGACGCCCCACTTCCGCATCTCGTCGGCCTGCGCTCCTTCGGCCGGTTGGGGATCGACCGGGAGCAGGACGGCGGGGCCGCTGCCGTGCACCTCGATGTCGATCCAGCTTCCGTCGTGCAGCCGGGCCTTGGGCATGGGAACCACTCCTCCTGGACTTGGGTGATCTCTATACTAGATAAAGTAATCATTCAGGTCCATAGATTACGGCGTAATGAGTTCACCCCGCAGCTGCGCATCAGAAAATGAGAGGGGTCCAGTGAGACGGCCGAACCGCCGCACCGGACCCCTCCGAGCGTCACGCCCCTCACCAGGGAGGGGACATGGCTACTGCCTGACTAGTCCCAGTCGAGGCCGCCGCCGGTCTGGTATTCGATAACCCGGGTCTCGAAGAAGTCATCCAGTTTCCTCGACCTGGGAGAATCCTGTTTTCGCAGGTAGAAGACAGCGTTCTCCGTCGTCTCTCGGTGGATGGCGGGGCCTGACGGCGGATGCCGTCTCCCAAAATTCTCCCAAAAACCGAAGCCCTCCCCGGGGCGGATCGCGCCTCGGGGAGGGCTTCCTCGTGCACGGCGGATTGGCCGGAGACGGCCACACCAATGACTCACAGCGATCGAAGAGTTACGGTTGTCCCCCCTCATTCCCAGATCGCTGGAGGCGCGGTGAGCGAGCAGACGCCGACCCGACCGACCGATGAACTCGACCTGATCACCCACTCTCCCGACGGCGAATCCAGGGGCCTGGATTTCCGGGCCGGAGACATCTTCCCGATGGACCCGCGGCCACACCAGCGGCTGAAGATCGACGAGCCCGCCTCGGAGGCACGGCCGTGGGGGCTGAGGTTCCTTCGCGCACCGCAGCCCCGCGCGGGCAAACGCAGCTCGGACACGAGTGACTTCACTACCGGCGGCGGGCAGGACAACCAGAATCCCGAAGACTGGGACAAGGACTAAGGACTGATGTCCGTCCTGATCCTCGCCCACCCGTCCGACACAGTCGCCGACCTAGTGGCCGATGAGCTGGACGAGCGCGACGTCGCCATCGCCCGACTGAGCCCTTCGGAGTTTCCCCGACGCCTGCGTATGGCGGCCGAGCTGCCGGGCGCCGGCCGTTGGTCCGGCACCCTGGTCCCCGACCGCGGCGAGGAGATCGCACTCGGCGACGTCCGTGCCGTGTGGCGTCGGAGCGCCGCGCAGTTCGTGCTCGACGAGCGCATGACCGGACCAGAGCGGGCATTCGCCTACGGCGAGGCCCGCCGAGGCCTCGGCGGCGTACTGGCCGCCCTGGGTGGCTGCCTGTGGGTGAACGACCCTGTGGCTGCCGCCCGCTGTGAATACAAGCCCGTCCAGCTCGCTGCGGCTACGAAGGTCGGCCTCTCCGTGCCGGAGACGCTGATCACTTCGGATCCCCAAGCAGCGCACGACTGGGCCAAGGGGCTCGGCCGACCCATTGTCTACAAGCCCATGTCGGGCGTGTGGCACGCCGATGAGGGACAGCTCCGGCTGATGTACACCACTCCCATTGAGGACCCCGGCGACCTCCTCGACCCCCGCCTGGCGCTGACGGCCCAGATGTTCCAGGAGCGGATACCCGTGGAGTTCGCTGTCCGAGCGACGGTCGTCGGCGACCGGGTGTTCGCCGCGCGGATCGACACCGACAGCCCCGAGGCTATGGAGGACTGGCGCGCCGATTACGAGGCGTTGCGTCATTCCGTCATCGAACTGCCCGCCGCCGTGACCGCCGCCCTGGTAGAACTGCACCGGCGGCTCGGTCTGGTCTACGGCGCCGCCGACCTCATCTGCGATACCTCGGGGCGGTTCGTCTTCCTCGAAACCAACCAGAACGGTGAGTTCGGGTGGATCACACACCACACCGGCCTGCCGATTCCCGCCGCGATCGCCGACCTGCTGGAGAGCGCATGAGCCGAGCCAAAGACCTGGCCGACCTGCTGGGCCTGACCGGCGCCCTGCGGGAGGCGATGCTGGCCGTTCCCCGGGATATGTTCGTGCCCGATGTCGGGACGGCCGGCCCGGCGGACGGGAGCCGCTACCCGATCGACCGGCGCGCCCGCCCTGATGAGTGGCGCCACGCGGTGTTCTCCGACTCCGCGGTCATCACCCAGTGGGACGACGAGCAGACCGACCCCGGACAGGTGGATCTCCGCCGCGCCCAGCCTTCCAGCTCAATCTCCGCTCCCAGCGTCGCCTTCGCGTTCCTCTCCCTGCTCAATCCGCGCGACCACGACCGCGTCCTGGAGATCGGCACCGGCACCGGGTACACCGCCGCGGTCCTGTCGGCGCGTGTGGGTGAGCACAACGTGGTAACTATCGAGGTCGACTCG contains:
- a CDS encoding alpha/beta fold hydrolase, whose amino-acid sequence is MNPGKRRSGRIRAAVSMLGVAALTGVLVTPPTAAADTVAPELRRFYEQEPSWKPCDGDGLDGLECAKITVPMDYTRPEGEKIRIAISRRQATDRDHRRGILLLNPGGPGGSGLGWASRLSDQRSAEVYDLIGFDPRGVGRSTNLNCSAPDPAAYELPSRPTDAQLHNFTEAARTQEEGCDRTAGSLRPHITTANTARDMDVIRGALGEDKTNYLGYSYGTYLGAVYGSLFPDRMDRSVLDSSVHPDRVWRGAFKEAPPAFTENVERFAEWAADHDDKLGLGKDAKAVRGLIEDLAQRLHEEPVDGVTRTDFDYAIGQLSRWQGEWDLVAEALARLRDGIPQEDGDDQFDAETKDAAEAIDLVATESREQLVNGTHNTILCEADWPTDLDVYYDDMRYYRENHPYGWGVAVTAPRPCTFRSYTPPEKPVTLERTGYPTGVVIQGEYDAQTPYEGGPAMAKRLRDNLIIVKDDGNHGYYGGPDYDCVTEQVDDYLIDGILPGSATTCPGVPRADLDADQPDADKPLAEQVQDVLDKREEELPVG
- a CDS encoding OmpA family protein, translating into MKGRSPLLALPLALLLVAAGCSTGDDSGGGGTKKSAKEEKGSPEAASPLDAEDADPADCTGDSVFIEAVEIPGVKTDPVIIPEVKNKAGEVVQEEQEIPGVNIPDQRVPAQCATVDEAPAGCLGAASIPPTEIPPVTIPEVTIPAFEYGDVEVEEVTADAVTSEGVQEDGVTAEEVCQISEEEAGEGGYISSVYRSSIYRPSLYRASAYRGSAYRGSARLDDGTKIPSVRVDGVRVDGVRVDGVRVEGERLKGRRVEDVDVLEGEDSITFGLDADVLFATDSDEIRPDGAKTLAEVADQIKELPDDAPIKADGHTDSDGDEDHNKDLSERRAQAVVDWLVEKESLDADRFTVTGYGETKPVASNDDDKGKQKNRRVMISADI
- a CDS encoding GNAT family N-acetyltransferase → MFAISLGDDSAELRPLEPWHAEEFLTHMDRGREFIGQHIGLPDVVTDLASSRAYLRMYAEKAAADEGRIYGIWTEGKLVGGVLFRTMDVEQGTAEAGCWLEPSAVGRGLVTRAARVIIEWAIEERGTHRVEWRVSAANAPSIAVAQRLGMTKDGVLRASYLYQGKRHDIEVWSVLAPEWRASRHAS
- a CDS encoding alpha/beta fold hydrolase, which codes for MPKARLHDGSWIDIEVHGSGPAVLLPVDPQPAEGAQADEMRKWGVDPALGRSLIDGLSDRFQVVAFDYQGHVLAVPKPDTLTPEAIAADVLAVADAAGVDRFAYYGYSWLALSGLQLALRTDRLTALAMGGFPPVNGPYAEMLRVTTATHAMATGEDTPTSGDAPEADADSAWSESADFDWNSVEITMTETQTRQFVTLYEALQPFDDRAAQQRITCPRLSFVGSADTMTYGPRWGDVIVDIAGILTATRPELQSLGWDVHVLDGLDHTGAMQPNNVLRILRPWLEAQIAS
- a CDS encoding MvdC/MvdD family ATP grasp protein — its product is MSVLILAHPSDTVADLVADELDERDVAIARLSPSEFPRRLRMAAELPGAGRWSGTLVPDRGEEIALGDVRAVWRRSAAQFVLDERMTGPERAFAYGEARRGLGGVLAALGGCLWVNDPVAAARCEYKPVQLAAATKVGLSVPETLITSDPQAAHDWAKGLGRPIVYKPMSGVWHADEGQLRLMYTTPIEDPGDLLDPRLALTAQMFQERIPVEFAVRATVVGDRVFAARIDTDSPEAMEDWRADYEALRHSVIELPAAVTAALVELHRRLGLVYGAADLICDTSGRFVFLETNQNGEFGWITHHTGLPIPAAIADLLESA